A single genomic interval of Juglans regia cultivar Chandler chromosome 1, Walnut 2.0, whole genome shotgun sequence harbors:
- the LOC108985977 gene encoding structural maintenance of chromosomes protein 4, with amino-acid sequence MGMEAHDELMTDGSDSAERRSRAPRLFIKEMVMRNFKSYAGEQRVGPFHKSFSAVVGPNGSGKSNVIDAMLFVFGKRAKQMRLNKVSELIHNSTNHQNLENAGVSVHFQEIVDLDDGSYEAVSGSDFVISRVAFRDNSSKYYINDRPSNFTEVTKKLKGKGVDLDNNRFLILQGEVEQISLMKPKSQGPHDEGFLEYLEDIIGTNKYVEKIDESYKQLESLDESRSGVVQMVKLAEKERDGLEDVKNEAEAYMLKELSLLKWQEKATKLAHEDTDINMVELQENVSSLEENLKTEREKIRESNKMLKELETVHNKYMKRQEELDNQLRSCKEEFKEFERQDVKYREDLKHMKQKIKKLEDKLEKDSSKAVDLEKECEDSTNLIPIFEENIPKLQKLLLDEEKVLEEIKENSKVETERYRAKLAKVRAELDPWEKQLIEHKGKLEVACTESKLLSDKHEAGRLAFEDAQKQMDNIVGKKEAKTASIANIQSDIGKNQLEALEARKLEQECIKEQDALIPIEQTARQKVAELKSILDSEKSQGSVLKAILQAKESNQIGGIYGRMGDLGAIDAKYDVAISTACSGLDYIVVETTSAAQACVELLRRENLGIATFMILEKQVALSPKLKEKISTPEGVPRLFDLIKVQDERMKLAFFAALGNTVIAKDLDQATRIAYNGNKEFRRVVTLDGALFEKSGTMSGGGSKPRGGKMGTSIRAASVSGEAVANAEKELSTMVEKLNSIRKRIAEAVRCYQTSEKEVAFLEMELAKTQKEIDSLNSQHRYLEKQLCSLEAASQPGKDELDRLKELKELISNEEKEIDKLIKGSKELKEKALELQNSIENAGGERLKAQKLKVNRIQADIDKNSTEINRHRVQIETGQKLMKKLTKGIEDSKKEKERLVEEKEKLRSVFKEIEQKAFTVQENYKKTQELIDQHKDALDKAKCDYDKVKKTVDELRASEVDADYKLQDLKKAYKELELKGKSYMKRLDDLRTTLAKHLEQIRKDLVDPEKLQVTLTDVSLSEACDLKSALEMVALLEAQLKEMNPNLDSISEFRRKVSLYNDRVEELNKVTQQRDNIKKQYDEWRKKRLDEFMAGFNAISLKLKEMYQMITLGGDAELELVDSLDPFSEGVVFSVRPPKKSWKNIANLSGGEKTLSSLALVFALHHYKPTPLYVMDEIDAALDFKNVSIVGHYVKDRTKDAQFIIISLRNNMFELADRLVGIYKTDNCTKSITINPGSFVVCEKAA; translated from the exons ATGGGGATGGAAGCGCACGACGAGTTGATGACCGACGGATCGGACTCTGCCGAGAGAAGATCCCGAGCCCCGAGGCTGTTCATCAAAGAGATGGTCATGAGGAACTTTAAATCATACGCCGGCGAACAACGCGTGGGCCCTTTCCACAAG AGCTTTTCAGCAGTGGTTGGACCGAATGGAAGTGGTAAAAGCAACGTGATAGATGCAATGTTGTTTGTGTTCGGGAAGCGAGCTAAGCAG ATGCGACTTAACAAAGTTTCAGAGCTCATTCACAATTCAACTAATCACCAAAATTTGGAGAATGCTGGTGTTTCTGTACATTTCCAGGAAATCGTTGATCTG GATGATGGATCATATGAAGCTGTTTCAGGGAGTGATTTTGTGATTAGCCGGGTTGCCTTTCGTGATAACTCCTCTAAGTATTATATCAATGACCGTCCAAGTAATTTTACTGAAGTTACCAAGAAACTGAAAGGGAAAGGAGTTGACCTTGACAACAACCGTTTTTTGATTCTCCAG GGTGAAGTTGAGCAGATTTCACTTATGAAGCCAAAATCTCAAGGACCTCATGATGAGGGTTTTCTTGAATATCTTGAGGACATAATTGGGACTAACAAGTATGTTGAAAAAATTGACGAATCATACAAGCA GCTAGAATCACTAGATGAGAGCAGGTCTGGGGTGGTGCAAATGGTTAAGTTggcagagaaagaaagagatggcTTAGAG GACGTGAAGAATGAAGCAGAAGCATACATGCTGAAAGAGTTGTCACTTTTGAAATGGCAAGAGAAAGCCACTAAATTGGCCCATGAAGATACTGATATAAATATGGTTGAATTACAAGAAAATGTTTCCAGTTTAGAAGAAAATCTGAAGACTGAAAG GGAGAAGATACGAGAAAGTAACAAAATGTTGAAGGAGCTTGAAACTGTGCACAACAAGTACATGAAGAGACAAGAG gAACTTGATAATCAACTCAGAAGTTGTAAGGAAGAGTTTAAGGAGTTTGAACGCCAGGATGTCAAATATCGGGAAGATTTGAAGCACATGAAGCAAAAGATCAAGAAACTTGAGGATAAACTGGAAAAG GATTCATCAAAGGCTGTTGACTTAGAAAAGGAGTGTGAAGACTCGACAAATCTGATCCctatatttgaggaaaatattCCAAAACTGCAAAAGCTCTTGCTGGATGAGGAGAAAGTCTTAGAGGAAATTAAAGAGAATTCTAAAg TTGAAACCGAGAGATATCGTGCTAAGCTCGCAAAAGTTCGTGCTGAATTAGATCCTTGGGAAAAGCAACTGATTGAACATAAAGGAAAACTTGAAGTTGCATGTACAGAAAGCAAGCTGTTGAGTGATAAG CATGAAGCTGGTCGTTTAGCATTTGAAGATGCTCAAAAGCAGATGGACAATATAGTGgggaaaaaagaagcaaaaactGCAAGCATTGCAAATATTCAATCAGATATAGGAAAGAACCAGCTTGAGGCATTGGAAGCTCGTAAACTGGAACAA GAATGCATCAAAGAACAAGATGCACTGATTCCTATTGAACAAACTGCAAGACAGAAGGTTGCAGAACTAAAGTCTATCCTTGACTCTGAGAAGAGTCAGGGATCAGTTCTGAAAGCAATCCTGCAGGCTAAGGAGTCCAATCAAATTGGGGGAATATATGGTCGAATGGGTGATCTTGGTGCTATTGATG CAAAATATGATGTTGCCATATCAACAGCATGTTCAGGACTTGACTATATTGTAGTGGAAACAACCAGTGCTGCACAAGCTTGTGTTGAGCTACTTCGGAGGGAGAATCTTGGCATTGCAACTTTCATGATATTG GAGAAGCAAGTTGCTCTTTCACCCAAGTTGAAGGAGAAAATAAGCACTCCGGAGGGAGTTCCACGCCTTTTCGATTTAATTAAAGTTCAGGATGAAAGAATGAAGCTTGCCTTCTTTGCGGCATTGGGAAACACTGTCATAGCTAAGGATCTTGACCAG GCAACACGTATTGCATACAATGGAAACAAAGAATTTCGACGCGTGGTAACACTTGATGGTGCactttttgaaaaatctggTACAATGAGTGGTGGGGGAAGTAAGCCTCGTGGTGGTAAAATGGGGACATCTATTCGAGCTGCAAGTGTGTCGGGAGAAGCTGTTGCAAATGCTGAGAAGGAACTGTCTACAATGGTTGAAAAGTTAAATAGCATCCGGAAAAGAATTGCCGAGGCTGTGCGATGTTACCAGACATCAGAAAAAGAAGTTGCATTCTTGGAGATGGAATTAGCTAAAACCCAGAAAGAG ATTGACAGTTTGAATTCACAACATCGTTATCTTGAAAAACAACTTTGTTCCCTGGAGGCTGCATCACAACCTGGGAAGGATGAGCTTGATAGGTTGAAGGAGCTCAAGGAATTAATTTCTAATGAAGAAAAGGAGATCGATAAACTCATCAAAGGGTCTAAAGAGCTGAAGGAGAAG GCTTTGGAGCTTCAGAATTCTATCGAAAATGCTGGTGGTGAAAGGTTGAAAGCACAGAAGTTAAAGGTCAATAGGATTCAAGCT GATATTGACAAAAATAGCACAGAGATCAACCGCCACAGAGTTCAGATAGAAACTGGtcaaaaattgatgaaaaaattaacaaaaggTATTGAGGACTCaaagaaggagaaagagagactTGTTGAGGAGAAGGAGAAATTGAGAAGTGTCTTCAAAGAAATAGAGCAGAAAGCATTCACTGTTCaagagaattataaaaaaacacaggag CTGATTGATCAACATAAAGATGCGTTAGATAAAGCAAAATGTGATTACGACAAAGTGAAAAAGACCGTCGATGAATTACGTGCATCTGAG GTTGATGCCGACTACAAGTTACAAGACTTGAAGAAAGCATACAAGGAGTTGGAATTGAAGGGGAAGAGTTACATGAAAAGGCTTGATGATTTGCGAACTACCCTTGCAAAGCATCTGGAACA AATTCGGAAAGATTTAGTGGACCCTGAAAAGCTTCAGGTGACTTTGACAGATGTAAGTCTCAGTGAGGCTTGTGACCTAAAGAGTGCCCTTGAAATGGTAGCATTGCTGGAAGCCCAACTGAAGGAGATGAATCCAAATCTTGATTCAATCTCAGA ATTTCGGAGAAAGGTTTCGTTATATAATGACCGAGTTGAGGAACTAAACAAGGTCACTCAACAGCGTGATAACATAAAGAAGCAGTATGATgaatggaggaagaagag ATTGGATGAGTTCATGGCAGGATTCAATGCAATATCTTTGAAGCTAAAGGAGATGTATCAG ATGATCACACTTGGAGGCGATGCAGAACTTGAGCTAGTGGACTCTTTGGATCCTTTCTCTGAAGGTGTTGTTTTCAGTGTTAGACCACCAAAGAAGAGCTGGAAGAATATCGCAAATTTATCGGGTGGTGAAAAG